GCGGCGGGGGCGACGATGCGAAGAACGACAGCGCGAACGCCGCCGCAACCGACACGGCGACTACCTCCACGGCGCCGGCCGCGCCCGCCGCACCCGCCTCGGCCGCACCGACCGTGACGGACCCGCAGATCGCGGACATCGTGGTCGCCGCGAACCAGGTGGACATCGACGCCGGCGAGCTGGCGAAGACGAAGTCCACGAGCGCGCCGGTCAAGGAGTTCGCGCAGCGGATGATCACCGACCACAGCGGCGTCAACAAGGCGGCGAGCGACCTGGTCGGCAAGCTGGGCGTGACGCCGGAGTCGAATCCCACCAGCCAGGGGCTTCGCGACGGCGGCACCAAGAACCTGGGCGAGCTGCGCGGCAAGAGCGGCGCGGAGTTCGACCGGGCGTACGTGGACCACGAAGTCGCCTACCACCAGGCGGTGCTCGACGCGATCGACCAGACGCTGATCCCCAACGCGCAGAACGCCGAACTCAAGGCCCTCCTCCAGCAGACGCGCCCCGCGGTCGCCGCGCACCTCGAGCACGCGAAGCAGCTGCAATCGTCGCTCGGAAAGAGCTGATGCGCAGGAGTCGCTTCGCGGCCGCTGTT
The DNA window shown above is from Longimicrobium sp. and carries:
- a CDS encoding DUF4142 domain-containing protein gives rise to the protein MNGKTMLPLLALAALAACGGGDDAKNDSANAAATDTATTSTAPAAPAAPASAAPTVTDPQIADIVVAANQVDIDAGELAKTKSTSAPVKEFAQRMITDHSGVNKAASDLVGKLGVTPESNPTSQGLRDGGTKNLGELRGKSGAEFDRAYVDHEVAYHQAVLDAIDQTLIPNAQNAELKALLQQTRPAVAAHLEHAKQLQSSLGKS